A genomic region of Bradyrhizobium sp. ORS 278 contains the following coding sequences:
- a CDS encoding amino acid ABC transporter permease has protein sequence MNYTWNWHIFLEPNPTGAGTYFDMLLAGLKVTIVTSLSAWLIALIFGTIVGILRSLPSKLAGWIGFLYVEFFRNMPLLVQLFLWFFVLPELLPRAAGLWLKQMPNAPFFTAAVGIGLFMSARVAVQLAAGIGSLPRGQKMAATALGLTTLQVYRYVLLPMAFRIILPPLTSEFLNTVKNSAVAITIGLIELTGAARAMQEFSFQVFEAFSAATLMYLVINIIVVIGMRLLERAVAIPGYITGK, from the coding sequence GTGAACTACACCTGGAACTGGCACATCTTCCTGGAGCCGAACCCGACCGGGGCCGGCACCTATTTCGACATGCTGCTGGCGGGGCTGAAGGTCACGATCGTGACCTCGCTGTCGGCCTGGTTGATCGCGCTGATCTTCGGCACGATCGTCGGCATCCTGCGCTCGCTGCCGTCGAAGCTCGCGGGCTGGATCGGCTTCCTCTACGTCGAATTCTTCCGCAACATGCCGCTGCTGGTGCAGCTGTTCCTGTGGTTCTTCGTGCTGCCGGAGCTGTTGCCGCGCGCCGCCGGCCTGTGGCTGAAGCAGATGCCGAATGCGCCGTTCTTTACAGCCGCGGTCGGCATCGGCCTGTTCATGTCGGCGCGCGTCGCGGTGCAGCTGGCGGCCGGTATCGGATCGCTGCCGCGCGGACAGAAGATGGCCGCGACCGCGCTGGGGCTGACCACCTTGCAGGTCTATCGCTATGTGCTGCTGCCAATGGCCTTCCGCATCATCCTGCCGCCGCTGACGTCGGAGTTCCTCAACACCGTCAAGAACAGCGCGGTGGCCATCACCATCGGCTTGATCGAGCTGACCGGCGCGGCGCGCGCGATGCAGGAATTCTCCTTCCAGGTGTTCGAGGCGTTCAGCGCGGCGACCCTGATGTATCTCGTCATCAACATCATCGTCGTGATCGGCATGCGCCTGCTGGAGCGCGCGGTGGCGATCCCTGGCTACATCACGGGCAAATGA
- a CDS encoding amino acid ABC transporter substrate-binding protein, protein MKQLRLFGLAFAAALCAGQVQAEDLTGTLKTIKETGAITLGVRDSSIPFSYLDDNQKPVGFAIDICMGIVDAVKKELKLDKLEVKLNPVTSSTRIPLLANGTIDLECGSTTNNAERQKQISFTNTHFLTASRYVSKKASNITKIDDLKGKPVVSTAGTTNIKQLTEANAARGLGINIIPAKDHAEAFLMVETDRAVAFVMDDILLASLVASSKDPAAYVISSDAFSKPEPYGIMLRKDDPQFKKVVDAATAKIYTSGEGAKLYDKWFMQKIPPKGLNLNTPISAELKAEFAKPSDSPDPESYKP, encoded by the coding sequence ATGAAGCAGCTTCGCCTATTCGGCCTCGCCTTCGCCGCCGCGCTTTGCGCCGGCCAAGTGCAGGCGGAAGACCTGACGGGGACCTTGAAGACCATCAAGGAGACCGGTGCCATCACGCTCGGCGTCCGCGACTCCTCGATCCCATTCTCCTATCTCGACGACAATCAGAAGCCGGTCGGCTTCGCGATCGACATCTGCATGGGCATCGTCGATGCCGTGAAGAAGGAGCTCAAGCTCGACAAGCTCGAGGTCAAGCTCAACCCGGTGACGTCGTCGACGCGCATCCCGCTGCTCGCCAACGGCACCATCGACCTGGAATGCGGCTCGACCACCAACAATGCCGAGCGCCAGAAGCAGATCTCCTTCACCAACACCCACTTCCTGACGGCGAGCCGCTACGTCTCGAAGAAGGCGAGCAACATCACCAAGATCGATGATCTGAAGGGCAAGCCGGTCGTATCGACCGCCGGCACCACCAACATCAAGCAGCTGACCGAGGCCAATGCCGCGCGCGGCCTCGGCATCAACATCATCCCGGCCAAGGATCACGCCGAAGCCTTCCTGATGGTCGAGACCGATCGCGCGGTGGCCTTCGTGATGGACGACATCCTGCTCGCCAGCCTCGTCGCCAGCTCGAAGGATCCGGCCGCCTACGTCATCTCCAGCGACGCGTTCTCCAAGCCCGAGCCCTACGGAATCATGCTGCGCAAGGACGATCCGCAGTTCAAGAAGGTCGTCGATGCCGCCACCGCCAAGATCTACACCAGCGGCGAGGGCGCCAAGCTGTACGACAAATGGTTCATGCAGAAGATCCCGCCGAAGGGCCTGAACCTGAATACCCCGATCTCCGCCGAGCTGAAGGCCGAGTTCGCCAAGCCGTCGGATTCGCCGGACCCGGAATCGTACAAGCCGTAA
- a CDS encoding M20 family metallopeptidase yields MTRIDAIARARQSLTSGDFLAELGRRVAYRTESLNPERKEELASYLTNELTPSFAELGFTSELVASPSGRSPFLIATCHESDSAPTVLSYGHGDTVDGMTGEWRDGRDPWSVTPAGNRLYGRGTADNKGQHSINMAALRAVREARGGKLGFNAKFIIEMGEEIGSPDLAKVADLKREALKADVFIGSDGPRLSTARPTIFLGCRGGIRLHLDVNLREGGNHSGNWGGVLANPATILANAIATLVDGHGRIKLESLKPPRLTNAIRAILADVKVEPTADEPALSDNWGEEGLTPAERLYAWNTLEVLAISSGNIDKPANAIPGRARAVLQLRFVVGTKVDTIVEDVKAHLVAHGFPMIDVTMTQGFAASRADIDSPWIKWAADSIRMSTGKPPAVLPNFGGSLPNDVFADVLKMPTMWVPHSYPGCSQHAPDEHILLDVTEEALGLMAGLFWDLGELRKPL; encoded by the coding sequence ATGACCAGGATTGATGCAATCGCCCGTGCCCGTCAGAGCCTGACCAGCGGTGACTTCCTGGCCGAGCTCGGCCGCCGCGTCGCCTATCGCACCGAGAGCCTCAATCCCGAGCGGAAAGAGGAGCTCGCATCCTATCTCACCAACGAGCTGACGCCGTCCTTTGCCGAACTCGGCTTCACCTCCGAGCTCGTGGCCTCGCCGAGCGGCCGCTCGCCGTTCCTGATTGCAACCTGTCATGAGAGCGACAGCGCCCCGACCGTGCTGAGCTACGGCCATGGTGACACCGTCGACGGCATGACCGGCGAATGGCGTGACGGCCGCGATCCCTGGTCGGTGACGCCGGCGGGCAATCGCCTTTATGGCCGTGGCACCGCCGACAACAAGGGCCAGCACAGCATCAACATGGCGGCGCTGCGCGCGGTGCGCGAGGCCCGCGGCGGCAAGCTCGGCTTCAATGCCAAATTCATCATCGAGATGGGCGAGGAGATCGGCTCGCCGGATCTCGCCAAGGTGGCCGACCTCAAGCGCGAGGCGCTCAAGGCCGACGTCTTCATCGGCTCCGATGGCCCGCGGCTGTCGACCGCGCGTCCCACCATCTTTCTCGGCTGCCGCGGCGGCATCCGGCTGCATCTCGACGTCAATCTGCGCGAGGGCGGCAATCACTCCGGCAATTGGGGCGGCGTGCTCGCCAACCCCGCCACCATCCTCGCCAATGCGATCGCGACGCTGGTCGACGGCCACGGCCGCATCAAACTGGAGTCGCTGAAGCCGCCGCGCCTCACCAACGCGATCCGCGCCATCCTCGCCGACGTGAAGGTCGAGCCGACCGCCGACGAGCCGGCGCTGTCGGACAATTGGGGCGAGGAAGGTCTGACGCCGGCGGAGCGGCTGTATGCCTGGAACACGCTCGAGGTGCTGGCGATATCCTCCGGCAATATCGACAAGCCGGCGAACGCGATTCCGGGCCGCGCCCGCGCCGTGCTGCAACTGCGCTTCGTGGTCGGCACCAAGGTCGACACCATCGTCGAGGACGTGAAGGCCCATCTCGTCGCACACGGCTTCCCGATGATCGATGTCACCATGACGCAAGGCTTCGCGGCCTCGCGCGCCGACATCGACAGCCCCTGGATCAAATGGGCCGCGGACTCCATCAGGATGAGCACCGGCAAGCCGCCCGCCGTGCTGCCGAACTTCGGCGGCTCGCTGCCGAACGACGTGTTTGCCGACGTGCTGAAGATGCCGACCATGTGGGTCCCGCACTCCTACCCCGGCTGCTCGCAGCACGCGCCGGACGAGCACATTCTTCTGGATGTTACGGAAGAGGCGTTGGGTTTGATGGCGGGACTGTTCTGGGATCTGGGCGAGTTGCGGAAGCCGCTGTGA